One window of Streptomyces sp. NBC_00273 genomic DNA carries:
- a CDS encoding PQQ-dependent sugar dehydrogenase, whose amino-acid sequence MRYGSSPGQAGSAGAGGRSRGVVAALALAGCGALLAAGCSPEGAPGTGPGGSPPSTASAGSGSPGPSGSPSASPQAAGPPAKGTVTVTGEVAKGLESPWGVAPLPGGDLLVASRDKGTISRVATGSGTVTQIGKVPGVAPGGEGGLLGLALSPTFASDRLVYVYFTTESDNRIARLRYDEQRPAGQQLGAPDTVFRGIPKGLIHNGGRIAFGPDKMLYAGTGETGDTGLAQDKKSLGGKILRMTPDGDPVHGNPEADSVVYSYGHRNVQGLAWDKDKRLWAAEFGQNTWDELNLIEPGANYGWPEAEGKAGKPGFRDPVAVWKTDEASPSGIAWAEGSVWMAGLKGKRLWRIPLAGTELVAEPEPFLEGEYGRLRTVVPLGGDRLLLVTSETDGRGSPEAGDDRILTLTVH is encoded by the coding sequence ATGCGATACGGAAGTTCTCCCGGGCAGGCGGGATCCGCGGGCGCGGGCGGGCGGAGCCGGGGTGTGGTGGCGGCGCTCGCGCTGGCCGGCTGCGGCGCCCTGCTGGCGGCGGGGTGCTCGCCGGAGGGCGCACCGGGCACGGGGCCGGGCGGCTCCCCACCGAGCACGGCCTCGGCGGGCTCCGGGTCGCCGGGACCGTCGGGGAGCCCGTCCGCGTCGCCGCAGGCCGCCGGCCCACCGGCGAAGGGGACCGTGACGGTGACCGGCGAGGTGGCCAAGGGGCTGGAGTCGCCGTGGGGCGTGGCCCCGCTGCCGGGAGGTGACCTCCTGGTGGCCTCGCGGGACAAGGGGACGATCAGCAGGGTCGCGACGGGTTCGGGCACGGTGACCCAGATCGGCAAGGTGCCGGGGGTGGCACCGGGCGGGGAGGGCGGGCTCCTGGGCCTCGCGCTGTCGCCCACCTTCGCGTCGGACCGGCTGGTGTACGTGTACTTCACGACCGAGTCCGACAACCGCATCGCCCGGCTGCGGTACGACGAACAGAGACCTGCCGGACAGCAACTGGGGGCGCCGGACACGGTGTTCCGGGGCATTCCCAAGGGCCTCATCCACAACGGCGGCCGAATCGCCTTCGGCCCGGACAAGATGCTCTACGCGGGGACGGGTGAGACCGGTGACACCGGGCTCGCCCAGGACAAGAAGTCGCTGGGCGGCAAGATCTTGCGGATGACCCCGGACGGGGATCCGGTGCACGGCAATCCGGAGGCGGATTCCGTCGTCTACTCCTACGGGCACCGCAATGTGCAGGGCCTCGCTTGGGACAAGGACAAGCGGCTGTGGGCGGCCGAGTTCGGCCAGAACACCTGGGACGAGCTGAATCTGATCGAGCCCGGTGCCAACTACGGGTGGCCCGAGGCCGAGGGGAAGGCGGGAAAGCCCGGCTTCCGGGATCCGGTGGCCGTGTGGAAGACCGACGAGGCTTCGCCGAGCGGGATCGCGTGGGCGGAGGGTTCGGTGTGGATGGCCGGGCTCAAGGGCAAGCGGCTGTGGCGGATCCCGCTCGCCGGGACGGAGCTGGTGGCGGAGCCCGAGCCCTTCCTCGAGGGCGAGTACGGGCGGCTGCGGACGGTGGTGCCCCTCGGTGGGGACCGGCTGCTGCTGGTCACCAGCGAGACGGACGGACGCGGGTCCCCGGAAGCGGGCGACGACCGGATCCTCACTCTGACGGTGCATTGA
- a CDS encoding putative bifunctional diguanylate cyclase/phosphodiesterase, which translates to MSPPGAALLNRPSVSGGGKGLAMQLLLAVVSGGYAVGAALNWGSEEVAEIMGDFGLSAAGLLAAVSCYSYARAIDSRERPAWLLFAFSSLMGAGGNAVWGWYEVILGEEVPKPSLADFAFLCFAPPAIVGLLVLAKRPVTRAGWVCLGLDSWLIGGSLLTLSWSLALAHAARTAQSGAPGSVPRAALSLAYPLLDIALVSMVLVLHFRRSETNRSAVNTAIAALALTVLSDALFTSPLLSAEYQSGQLLDAGWFAGSLLLAYAPWGARRLHPGPEPAARPRVDRAHSRPITGSLPALTPYLAAAVCTLGILYNVVDGRKVDRMVVFTGCTVVLALVIRQGIMLLDNIALTQELAQKENHFRSLVQGSSDVIMIAAPTGTLRYVSPAAAGVYGREAEELVGTELATLIHPDDLGRVVHEVRRFLAAPPTEEPTTRIECRFKSGGGEWLNVESTVNRHQGGLILNSRDVTERVRLQAQLQHSAEHDPLTDLPNRALFTRRVRQALTGRRAGDHSTAVLFIDLDGFKAVNDTIGHQAGDELLVEAARRLQDSVRAGDTAARLGGDEFAALILGDGNRDPSAREYQVREIADRLRTTLSQPYRIGGSEVRVAASIGAAFADPGITPSDLMRNADLAMYRAKAGGKDRVEMYAPQMQAEVVRKAELAGRLRTALHEGEFALLHQPVVSLATGEVSAVAAQARWRSAQGILFTPAEFLRVAEYSEGGTGGGGGSGAAGHDASRTAELGRWLLEEAVEQAADRHRAGHDVPVAVRMTAQRLLDRSMPLGSVEALLARHGLPSGALVLELAVSDPRVPFDDLERRLAALHRLGVGIALDGFGSGYAAISALRRLPVDMLKLDRGLVEGVVESARLHKITAGLLRIANDLGMRSVADGVDLPEQVLALRAMGCTHGQGMAFSGPLDEYRLRRALVRGTFPVPGGAAHPALAGGSPGGSMAILRGSHNETPVPPT; encoded by the coding sequence GTGAGTCCCCCGGGGGCGGCGCTCCTGAACCGACCGTCCGTCTCGGGCGGAGGCAAGGGCCTGGCGATGCAGCTGCTCCTCGCGGTGGTCAGCGGCGGGTACGCCGTCGGCGCCGCGCTCAACTGGGGCTCGGAGGAAGTCGCCGAGATCATGGGCGACTTCGGGCTCAGCGCGGCCGGCTTACTCGCCGCGGTCTCCTGCTACTCCTACGCGAGGGCGATCGACAGTCGCGAACGCCCCGCCTGGCTGCTCTTCGCCTTCTCCTCCCTCATGGGGGCCGGCGGCAACGCGGTCTGGGGCTGGTACGAGGTGATCCTGGGCGAGGAAGTGCCGAAACCCTCGCTCGCCGACTTCGCCTTCCTCTGCTTCGCCCCGCCCGCCATCGTGGGCCTGCTCGTCCTCGCCAAACGCCCGGTCACCCGCGCCGGCTGGGTGTGCCTCGGACTCGACTCCTGGCTCATCGGCGGTTCCCTGCTCACGCTCTCCTGGAGCCTGGCCCTGGCCCACGCGGCGCGGACCGCCCAGTCCGGCGCCCCCGGCAGCGTCCCGCGCGCCGCGCTCTCCCTCGCTTACCCGCTCCTGGACATCGCCCTCGTGTCGATGGTCCTGGTCCTGCACTTCCGGCGCAGCGAGACCAACCGCTCCGCCGTCAACACCGCCATCGCGGCGCTGGCCCTGACCGTGCTCAGCGACGCCCTGTTCACCTCGCCCCTGCTGAGCGCCGAGTACCAGTCCGGACAGCTGCTCGACGCAGGCTGGTTCGCGGGCTCGCTGCTCCTCGCGTACGCGCCCTGGGGCGCCCGGCGCCTCCACCCCGGCCCGGAGCCGGCCGCCCGCCCGCGCGTGGACCGGGCGCACAGCCGCCCGATCACCGGCTCGCTGCCCGCCCTCACCCCGTACCTCGCGGCCGCCGTGTGCACCCTCGGCATCCTGTACAACGTCGTGGACGGCAGGAAGGTGGACCGGATGGTCGTCTTCACCGGCTGCACCGTCGTGCTCGCCCTCGTCATCCGGCAGGGCATCATGCTCCTCGACAACATCGCGCTGACCCAGGAACTGGCCCAGAAGGAGAACCACTTCCGCTCCCTGGTCCAGGGCTCCAGCGACGTCATCATGATCGCCGCGCCCACCGGAACCCTGCGCTACGTCAGCCCCGCGGCCGCCGGGGTCTACGGCCGCGAGGCGGAGGAGCTGGTCGGCACCGAGCTCGCCACCCTGATCCACCCCGACGACCTCGGCCGGGTGGTCCACGAGGTACGCCGCTTCCTCGCCGCACCGCCGACCGAGGAGCCCACCACCCGCATCGAATGCCGCTTCAAATCGGGCGGCGGCGAGTGGCTCAACGTGGAGTCCACCGTCAACCGCCACCAGGGCGGGCTCATCCTCAACAGCCGGGACGTCACCGAGCGGGTCCGGCTCCAGGCCCAGCTCCAGCACAGCGCCGAACACGATCCGCTGACCGACCTGCCCAACCGGGCCCTGTTCACCCGGCGCGTGCGCCAGGCCCTGACCGGCCGGCGCGCGGGCGACCACAGCACCGCCGTGCTCTTCATCGACCTCGACGGCTTCAAGGCGGTCAACGACACCATCGGCCACCAGGCCGGCGACGAACTGCTCGTCGAAGCCGCGCGCAGGCTCCAGGACTCGGTCCGGGCCGGGGACACCGCGGCCCGCCTCGGCGGCGACGAGTTCGCCGCACTGATCCTGGGCGACGGCAACCGCGACCCCAGCGCCCGCGAGTATCAGGTGCGCGAGATCGCCGACCGGCTGCGCACCACGCTCTCCCAGCCGTACCGGATCGGCGGCAGCGAGGTCCGGGTCGCGGCGAGCATCGGAGCCGCCTTCGCCGACCCCGGCATCACCCCTTCGGACCTGATGCGCAATGCGGATCTCGCGATGTACCGGGCCAAGGCCGGCGGCAAGGACCGCGTCGAGATGTACGCCCCCCAGATGCAGGCCGAGGTCGTGCGCAAGGCCGAGCTGGCCGGCCGGCTGCGGACGGCACTGCACGAGGGCGAGTTCGCCCTGCTGCACCAGCCCGTGGTCTCTCTGGCCACCGGTGAGGTGTCGGCCGTCGCCGCGCAGGCCCGCTGGCGCTCCGCCCAGGGGATCCTCTTCACCCCGGCGGAGTTCCTCCGGGTCGCCGAGTACAGCGAGGGCGGTACCGGTGGGGGCGGCGGCTCAGGCGCCGCCGGCCACGACGCCTCGCGCACCGCCGAGCTGGGACGATGGCTGCTGGAGGAGGCCGTGGAGCAGGCCGCCGACCGGCACCGCGCCGGGCACGACGTACCCGTGGCCGTGCGGATGACCGCCCAGCGGCTCCTGGACCGGTCCATGCCGCTCGGCTCCGTGGAGGCCCTGTTGGCCCGGCACGGGCTGCCTTCCGGGGCCCTCGTGCTGGAGCTCGCCGTATCCGACCCCAGAGTGCCCTTCGACGACCTGGAGCGCCGCCTGGCCGCCCTGCACCGGCTCGGGGTGGGCATCGCCCTGGACGGCTTCGGCAGCGGCTACGCGGCCATCAGCGCACTGCGCCGCCTCCCCGTGGACATGCTCAAGCTGGACCGGGGCCTGGTGGAGGGGGTGGTCGAGTCCGCCCGCCTGCACAAGATCACTGCAGGTCTCTTGCGGATCGCAAACGACCTCGGCATGCGGTCCGTCGCGGACGGGGTGGACCTGCCCGAGCAGGTCCTGGCGCTGCGCGCGATGGGGTGCACGCACGG
- a CDS encoding aldo/keto reductase produces MERRAIGAGALTVGAVGLGCMPMSWAYAPSRRRGQESLAAVHTALDLGSNLLDTADVYGPFTNELLLGRVLRERRSEAFVSAKVGLRAGDQHVVADGRPGYLRRACDASLRRLRTDVIDLYQLHRVDPDVPVEETWGAMAELVGAGKVRALGYCALGAGAGPGAGRSGDRGYRTTLRHLERLQQVFPVSAVQAELSVWSPQAAWQLLPWCAARGVGFLAAMPLGSGFLTGTLTPGEGFEPQDVRARHPRFTAEAMASNQVLLAGLRRVARRHGPGVTVAQVALAWVLAQGPQVVPVPGADRAPWAAENARAAEVRLSAGDLVEIAALPVEVGAWD; encoded by the coding sequence GTGGAGCGCAGGGCGATCGGGGCGGGGGCGCTGACGGTGGGCGCCGTCGGCCTCGGCTGTATGCCGATGAGCTGGGCGTACGCGCCTTCGCGGCGACGGGGGCAGGAGTCGCTGGCCGCCGTGCACACGGCGCTGGACCTGGGGTCGAACCTGCTGGACACGGCCGACGTGTACGGGCCGTTCACCAATGAGCTGCTGCTCGGGCGGGTGCTGCGGGAGCGGCGGTCCGAGGCGTTCGTCTCGGCCAAGGTGGGACTGCGGGCGGGTGACCAGCACGTGGTCGCCGACGGGCGGCCCGGCTATCTGCGGCGGGCCTGCGACGCCTCGCTGCGGCGGCTGCGGACCGATGTCATAGACCTCTACCAGCTGCACCGGGTGGATCCGGACGTGCCCGTGGAGGAGACCTGGGGGGCCATGGCCGAGCTGGTGGGCGCGGGCAAGGTGCGGGCGCTCGGGTACTGCGCGCTGGGCGCCGGGGCCGGGCCCGGGGCCGGGCGGAGCGGGGACCGGGGGTACCGGACGACCCTGCGGCACCTGGAGCGGCTCCAGCAGGTGTTCCCGGTGAGCGCGGTGCAGGCGGAGCTGTCGGTGTGGTCGCCGCAGGCGGCGTGGCAGCTGCTGCCGTGGTGCGCGGCGCGCGGGGTGGGGTTCCTGGCGGCGATGCCGCTGGGCAGCGGGTTCCTCACGGGGACCCTCACGCCGGGTGAGGGGTTCGAGCCGCAGGACGTGCGGGCCCGGCATCCGCGGTTCACGGCGGAGGCGATGGCGTCGAACCAGGTGCTGCTGGCGGGGCTGCGGCGGGTGGCCCGGCGGCACGGACCCGGAGTGACGGTCGCGCAGGTGGCCCTGGCGTGGGTGCTGGCGCAGGGGCCGCAGGTGGTGCCGGTGCCGGGGGCCGACCGGGCGCCGTGGGCGGCGGAGAACGCGCGGGCGGCGGAGGTCCGGCTGTCGGCCGGGGACCTGGTCGAGATCGCGGCCCTTCCGGTCGAAGTGGGAGCCTGGGACTGA
- a CDS encoding 2-hydroxyacid dehydrogenase, with product MTAMTPDVWLPFPAEEIEGLPDAFRYHLWDGEDAFPADPADCVFYVTPYMKSPEVAVRPLAAMPAVQVVQTLTAGIDDVLGRLGDLRPGVRLCNAAGVHTASTAELALTLTLASLRGIPGMVRGQDREEWRSGFYDALADKSVLIIGYGSIGSAIEDRLVAFECGPVARVARTARTTGRGPVHTLADLPGLLPRADVVILVTPLTDATRGLVGADFLSRMKDGALLVNVARGPVVDTKSLLAEVESGRLRAALDVTDPEPLPAGHPLWHAPNVLITPHVGGSSSAFEPRAKRLLARQLTRFAAGEPVEHTVLITE from the coding sequence ATGACTGCAATGACCCCGGATGTCTGGCTCCCGTTCCCCGCCGAGGAGATCGAGGGCCTCCCCGACGCCTTCCGGTACCACCTCTGGGACGGCGAGGACGCCTTCCCGGCCGATCCGGCCGACTGCGTCTTCTACGTGACGCCCTACATGAAGTCCCCCGAGGTCGCCGTGCGCCCGCTGGCGGCGATGCCCGCGGTCCAGGTCGTCCAGACCCTGACCGCCGGCATCGACGACGTGCTGGGCCGCCTCGGTGACCTGCGCCCGGGCGTTCGGCTGTGCAACGCCGCGGGGGTCCACACGGCCAGCACCGCCGAACTCGCCCTCACGCTGACCCTCGCCTCCCTGCGCGGCATCCCGGGCATGGTGCGCGGCCAGGACCGCGAGGAATGGCGTTCCGGGTTCTACGACGCCCTCGCCGACAAGTCGGTTCTGATCATCGGCTACGGATCGATCGGCTCCGCGATCGAGGACCGGCTGGTGGCGTTCGAATGCGGCCCGGTCGCACGGGTGGCGCGTACGGCCAGGACCACCGGACGCGGGCCCGTGCACACCCTCGCCGACCTGCCCGGGCTCCTGCCCCGGGCCGACGTGGTGATCCTCGTGACACCGCTGACCGACGCCACCCGGGGGCTGGTCGGCGCCGACTTCCTCAGTCGGATGAAGGACGGCGCCCTGCTCGTGAACGTGGCGCGCGGTCCCGTCGTCGACACCAAGTCCCTGTTGGCGGAGGTGGAGTCGGGTCGGCTGCGCGCGGCACTCGACGTCACCGACCCGGAGCCGCTGCCCGCGGGCCACCCGCTCTGGCACGCTCCGAACGTCCTGATCACCCCTCATGTCGGCGGCAGCAGCTCGGCGTTCGAGCCGAGGGCCAAGCGCCTGCTGGCCCGCCAACTCACCCGGTTCGCCGCCGGCGAGCCGGTGGAACACACGGTGTTGATCACCGAGTGA
- a CDS encoding DUF6191 domain-containing protein → MFNMFEELFNPGRKHTDEEKKRLELSRTDVSDNDPGRGPIDLDSGRVLIRLDEQPPDGG, encoded by the coding sequence GTGTTCAACATGTTCGAAGAGCTGTTCAACCCGGGACGCAAGCACACGGACGAGGAGAAGAAGCGGCTGGAGCTGTCCCGGACCGACGTCAGTGACAACGATCCGGGACGGGGTCCGATAGACCTCGACTCCGGCAGGGTGCTCATACGCCTGGACGAGCAGCCTCCGGACGGGGGCTGA